One window of Candidatus Dormiibacterota bacterium genomic DNA carries:
- the prfB gene encoding peptide chain release factor 2 (programmed frameshift), translated as MEELARKADALKERFTELGGTFDLERLARELAEIEKTVADPGLWNDPARAQTTLKARTRLTEELESFGRLEKRAEDAEVCVELLREGEDVGGDLKQAVEALQAALDERELEIMLQGEHDAANAILTIHPGAGGTESQDWAEMLYRMYLRWAERHGYRIEALDYQKGEEAGIKSATLLIKGKNAYGFLRAESGVHRLVRISPFDSSGRRHTSFASVYAYPELDDAIDVAVEEKDLRIDTYRSSGAGGQHVNVTDSAVRITHLPTGIVVSCQNERSQHRNRDMAMKILKSRLYDLELRKRDEKRQVEEGAKKDIDFGSQIRSYVLQPYTLVKDHRTASERGDVQKVLDGDIDDFIKTYLLASSRSAAPTPSR; from the exons ATCGAGGAGCTTGCGCGCAAGGCGGACGCCCTCAAGGAGCGCTTCACGGAGCTC GGGGGCACCTTTGATCTGGAGAGACTCGCCCGCGAACTCGCCGAGATCGAGAAGACCGTCGCCGACCCGGGGCTCTGGAACGACCCCGCCCGCGCCCAGACGACCCTGAAAGCCCGCACCCGCCTGACGGAAGAGCTGGAGTCCTTCGGCAGGCTCGAGAAGAGGGCCGAGGACGCCGAGGTGTGCGTGGAGCTTCTGCGCGAAGGGGAGGACGTCGGCGGCGACCTGAAGCAGGCGGTCGAGGCGCTGCAGGCGGCGCTCGACGAGCGCGAGCTCGAGATCATGCTCCAGGGCGAGCACGACGCCGCGAACGCCATCCTCACCATCCACCCGGGAGCGGGCGGCACCGAGTCGCAGGACTGGGCCGAGATGCTCTACCGCATGTACCTGCGCTGGGCGGAGAGGCACGGTTACCGGATCGAGGCGCTCGACTATCAGAAAGGCGAGGAGGCGGGGATCAAGAGCGCCACCCTCCTCATCAAGGGGAAGAACGCCTACGGCTTCCTGCGTGCCGAGAGCGGCGTGCACCGTCTGGTGCGCATCTCCCCCTTCGACTCCTCCGGCCGGCGGCACACTTCATTCGCCTCCGTGTACGCCTACCCCGAGCTGGACGACGCCATCGACGTGGCGGTCGAGGAGAAGGATCTGCGCATCGATACGTATCGATCGAGCGGCGCGGGAGGGCAGCACGTGAATGTCACGGATTCCGCCGTGCGCATCACTCACCTGCCGACCGGCATCGTCGTGTCCTGCCAGAACGAGCGTTCGCAGCACAGGAACCGCGACATGGCCATGAAGATCCTCAAGTCGCGCCTGTACGACCTGGAGCTTCGCAAGCGCGACGAGAAGCGCCAGGTCGAGGAGGGGGCCAAGAAGGACATCGATTTCGGCAGTCAGATCCGCTCCTATGTCCTGCAGCCCTACACGCTCGTGAAGGACCATCGCACCGCCTCCGAGAGGGGGGACGTCCAGAAGGTCCTGGACGGCGACATCGACGACTTCATCAAGACCTACCTCCTCGCCAGCAGCCGGAGCGCCGCCCCCACCCCTTCCCGCTGA
- the dnaK gene encoding molecular chaperone DnaK translates to MSRVMGIDLGTTNCCVAIMDGGTPLVIPNKEGARTTPSIVAFTEKGQRLVGQIAKRQSVTNPHNTVYAVKRLIGRKFNSPEVQQAKKFVPYQIVEAKNGDVRIRVRDKDYSPQEISAMILERLKEMTEEHLQTEVHEAIITVPAYFDDSQRQATKDAGRIAGLKVLRIINEPTAASLAYRLNEEAEKKIVVYDLGGGTFDVSILQLGQGVFEVKATSGDTFLGGEDFDQRILEWLLGEFEKKEGISLREDRLALQRLKEASEKAKCELSSETRSEINLPFISADAKGPKHLNVVLARDKFDELTADLVDRTRKPCLEALSLAGLKPAEIDEVLLVGGMTRVPKVIQMVREIFGKEPCRDKNPEEVVGVGAAIQAGILQGEVKDMVLLDVTPLSLGIETRGGMFTKLIDRNTTIPTRKTKIFTTVADNQSKVEVNVLQGEREVAAFNKSLGRFELVGIPPAPKGVPQIEVTFDIDSNGIVHVSARDFATNKEQTIVVTPSGGLSEKEIGDIIDDARKNADADKKKAELYRIQARLEGLLESNMKSFAEFGTLLDEEKRNVVKKILDGARKALASASVSECMASLEKLGEASEILTEVILYHPSPNAPGGTSGSGGTARTS, encoded by the coding sequence ATGAGCCGGGTGATGGGAATCGATCTGGGCACGACCAACTGCTGCGTCGCCATCATGGACGGCGGAACCCCCCTGGTGATCCCGAACAAGGAGGGCGCGCGGACCACCCCCTCCATCGTCGCCTTCACGGAGAAGGGGCAGCGTCTGGTGGGACAGATCGCCAAGCGCCAGTCCGTGACCAATCCGCACAACACGGTCTACGCCGTCAAGCGGCTGATCGGACGCAAGTTCAACTCCCCCGAAGTGCAGCAGGCCAAGAAGTTCGTGCCCTACCAGATCGTCGAGGCCAAGAACGGCGACGTGCGGATCCGGGTGCGCGACAAGGACTACAGCCCCCAGGAGATCTCGGCCATGATCCTGGAGCGACTCAAGGAGATGACCGAGGAGCACCTGCAGACGGAAGTGCACGAGGCGATCATCACGGTGCCGGCGTACTTCGACGACAGCCAGAGACAGGCGACCAAGGATGCCGGGCGCATCGCCGGGCTCAAGGTCCTGCGCATCATCAACGAGCCCACCGCCGCGTCGCTGGCGTACCGCCTGAACGAGGAGGCGGAGAAAAAGATCGTGGTCTACGACCTGGGGGGCGGCACCTTCGACGTCTCCATCCTGCAGCTGGGCCAGGGAGTCTTCGAGGTCAAGGCGACGTCGGGCGACACGTTCCTGGGAGGCGAGGACTTCGACCAGCGGATCCTGGAGTGGCTGCTCGGGGAGTTCGAGAAGAAGGAGGGGATCTCGCTGCGCGAGGATCGCCTGGCGCTGCAGCGCCTCAAGGAGGCCTCCGAGAAGGCCAAATGCGAGTTGTCGTCCGAGACGCGCTCGGAGATCAACCTGCCGTTCATCTCGGCCGATGCCAAAGGACCCAAGCACCTGAACGTCGTCCTGGCGCGCGACAAATTCGACGAGCTGACGGCGGATCTGGTGGACCGGACACGCAAGCCGTGTCTCGAAGCCCTGTCGCTCGCGGGACTCAAGCCGGCCGAGATCGACGAGGTGCTCCTGGTGGGGGGCATGACGCGCGTCCCCAAGGTCATCCAGATGGTGCGCGAGATCTTCGGCAAGGAACCGTGCCGCGACAAGAACCCCGAGGAGGTGGTCGGCGTCGGCGCGGCCATCCAGGCCGGCATCCTGCAGGGGGAAGTCAAGGACATGGTCCTCCTGGACGTGACGCCTCTGTCTCTCGGCATCGAGACGCGCGGCGGCATGTTCACCAAGCTGATCGACCGCAACACCACGATCCCGACCCGCAAGACGAAGATCTTCACGACGGTGGCCGACAACCAGTCCAAGGTCGAGGTGAACGTCCTGCAGGGTGAGCGCGAGGTGGCGGCGTTCAACAAGTCGCTGGGCCGCTTCGAGCTGGTGGGAATTCCCCCCGCGCCCAAGGGCGTCCCGCAGATCGAGGTCACGTTCGACATCGACAGCAACGGCATCGTCCACGTCTCCGCCCGGGACTTCGCGACGAACAAGGAGCAGACGATCGTCGTGACACCGTCCGGAGGGCTGTCGGAGAAGGAGATCGGCGACATCATCGACGACGCCCGGAAGAACGCCGACGCGGACAAGAAGAAGGCCGAGCTGTACCGTATCCAGGCGCGCCTCGAGGGCCTCCTCGAGTCCAACATGAAATCGTTCGCCGAGTTCGGGACGCTCCTGGACGAGGAGAAGCGGAACGTGGTGAAGAAGATCCTCGATGGGGCGCGCAAGGCGCTGGCATCGGCCAGCGTCTCGGAGTGCATGGCCTCGCTGGAAAAGCTGGGGGAGGCCTCCGAGATCCTGACCGAAGTGATCCTGTACCATCCTTCGCCCAACGCGCCGGGGGGCACGAGCGGGTCGGGCGGCACGGCGCGGACGTCCTGA
- the grpE gene encoding nucleotide exchange factor GrpE produces the protein MPTRPRKPTDPPEPERPGKDEEEPIEILEVVGVDETTGAVKEKTGREERPAGRAGGRSHLDTSTLARELEEAKRDKDKYYDLLLRKQAEFDNFRKRMERERDESGSAAVREVLKRFLPILDNMERALRASEGSKDPLFKGIELVHQQFLDLLKKEGVVPIDALGARFDPRLHEAVLVMDVPGFESDVVLEEMQKGYMYNDRLLRPSLVKVTSGKGADRESSSRSQRQDRDAGEEP, from the coding sequence ATGCCGACGCGTCCGCGCAAGCCGACCGATCCGCCGGAGCCCGAACGCCCCGGGAAGGACGAGGAGGAGCCGATCGAGATCCTCGAAGTGGTGGGGGTGGACGAGACCACCGGCGCCGTCAAGGAGAAGACGGGGCGCGAGGAGCGTCCGGCCGGCCGTGCGGGGGGGCGGTCCCACCTGGACACGTCGACCCTCGCCCGGGAGCTCGAGGAGGCGAAACGGGACAAGGACAAGTACTACGACCTCCTGCTGCGCAAGCAGGCGGAGTTCGACAACTTCCGCAAGCGGATGGAGCGGGAGCGCGACGAGTCAGGCTCCGCCGCGGTGCGCGAGGTCCTGAAGCGCTTCCTGCCCATCCTGGACAACATGGAACGGGCCCTGCGGGCGAGCGAAGGTTCGAAGGACCCTCTCTTCAAGGGAATCGAGCTGGTGCACCAGCAGTTCCTCGATCTGCTCAAGAAGGAGGGGGTGGTGCCGATCGACGCGCTCGGCGCCCGCTTCGACCCGCGCCTGCACGAGGCGGTCCTGGTCATGGATGTCCCGGGCTTCGAGTCGGACGTCGTCCTGGAGGAGATGCAGAAGGGGTACATGTACAACGACAGGCTGCTGCGGCCCTCACTCGTGAAGGTCACCTCCGGCAAGGGGGCCGACCGGGAGTCCTCGTCCCGGTCGCAGCGGCAGGATCGTGACGCGGGGGAGGAACCATGA
- the hrcA gene encoding heat-inducible transcriptional repressor HrcA has product MSAKGGTTQENPIDARAEEILKRVIVNYILTGEPVGSRTIAKLSREGLSSASVRNVMADLEETGFLAQPHTSAGRIPTDKGYRYYVDGLLDPVRLSQRDKTLIDESLSRVASEFGEAMEIIPKILSRLSRHVGYVITPPIREAVLKHIEFVSLQEKRVLCVFVDRSGVVSHRMIEVEEEYAQADLDRAGRYLVEEFAGLTLGDIRARLVGLMVQEKAAFDVLLKSVVSLGTRYLNAEQDERRLVLEGTTNIMKHPEFADMDTMRRLFETFEEKHHLVNLLDRCLDAPGVRIVIGSETDDPALKNLALVASPYQVDERSSGIVGLLGPTRMEYERAVALVDYISRLLSSLLTSPPH; this is encoded by the coding sequence ATGAGTGCCAAAGGCGGAACCACGCAGGAAAATCCGATCGATGCCCGCGCCGAGGAGATCCTCAAGCGGGTCATCGTCAACTACATCCTGACCGGCGAACCGGTCGGGTCGCGCACCATCGCCAAGCTCAGCCGCGAGGGACTGAGCTCGGCGAGCGTCCGCAACGTCATGGCGGACCTTGAGGAGACCGGCTTCCTGGCGCAGCCGCACACCTCCGCCGGCCGCATCCCCACGGACAAGGGGTACCGCTACTACGTGGACGGCCTGCTCGACCCCGTGCGTCTGTCCCAGAGGGACAAGACGCTCATCGACGAGAGCCTGTCGCGGGTCGCCTCGGAATTCGGCGAGGCGATGGAGATCATCCCGAAGATCCTGTCGAGGCTGTCGAGGCATGTGGGCTACGTGATCACCCCTCCCATCCGGGAAGCCGTCCTGAAACACATCGAATTCGTCAGCCTTCAGGAGAAGCGTGTCCTGTGCGTGTTCGTCGACCGCTCCGGTGTGGTCAGCCACCGGATGATCGAGGTCGAGGAGGAGTACGCGCAGGCGGATCTCGATCGGGCAGGGAGGTACCTCGTCGAGGAGTTCGCCGGGCTCACGCTGGGGGACATCCGCGCCCGTCTGGTGGGCCTGATGGTCCAGGAGAAGGCGGCTTTCGACGTGCTGCTGAAGAGCGTGGTCAGCCTGGGGACACGCTACCTCAACGCCGAGCAGGACGAGCGCCGCCTGGTCCTGGAGGGGACCACCAACATCATGAAGCACCCGGAATTCGCGGACATGGACACCATGCGCCGTCTGTTCGAGACGTTCGAGGAGAAGCACCACCTGGTCAACCTCCTGGACCGCTGCCTGGATGCGCCCGGCGTGCGCATCGTCATCGGCTCGGAAACGGACGACCCGGCTCTCAAGAACCTGGCCCTGGTCGCCTCTCCTTATCAGGTGGACGAGCGATCCAGCGGGATCGTCGGTCTCCTCGGTCCGACACGCATGGAATACGAACGGGCCGTGGCCCTGGTCGATTACATCTCCAGACTCCTCTCCAGTTTATTGACCAGCCCCCCACACTGA